One genomic window of Punica granatum isolate Tunisia-2019 chromosome 1, ASM765513v2, whole genome shotgun sequence includes the following:
- the LOC116200170 gene encoding uncharacterized protein LOC116200170 isoform X11 has protein sequence MLLPDDWHSPCNLQESSSVPVTGNCNGIFDDGFLWFLDESGTVYKHHQQEYYFKSKQAATRWFKLKAVLQWAILRRIIMRKRARRMVLKSRVAKRLVSTAGQNWNVKEHKPGPVTSPTQMYFTCNHEHEDDERHCPIKAGYIRNRSIFNSLPNITHWRCYRGRGGSQSSYGPSNEPNQSYETGLSPARSPETTACLFIASARDYLQELIMVRKKDPFWQYVEPVAEGRFKCNYCGRDFAGGIPRVKSHLSGIKGRDIDICLKVHEDVQAAAREAINGVKRKQKAEASSDDVQISALDATNGTNKRSKVEACSGNFDDNFSNAHEKKDGCMLDNLLAKFALLNDIDCNIIQSSSFIEFVNALLEFGYSYNLPSCSKLKTKLIPNLGMEVAAYVKNVKSSWEQTGCTLISDIWCDDIEGKFHINIISQCPAGLVLLGTFEVSKNDLSSTYFKEIISFVIQHIGPQRVLQFIQSDAQQVELPGPLLHKGFNHIFMTHCAACEIQLLFGDIYTGIEWVRATFDRANFVVDVVYEHYAVLSLVRKYTNKKELKQPLLTEFSSNYEMLQSFVEVKDQLLLLVKSSEWYTSDCDAEETRRQIAETIQNENFWDQVQEVLKALESIFHVFCLVDSSGSTFGYLYGAMEMAEEAMEQLYNNNPNRFQKLWDTFNSRKGRLMHPMHAAAAFLNPAFMCSETFKHSPRIKDGMNFVLKNLVADEEEDDFLDQMDQYHMKASEVFTYTAMKMLKTSHPRKWWDYCGDYLPILKKYAIRILSQPCSSSSCKRSLSASEAAQIKRRRESTPAGLENCLHLRMNATLMAKSNTMKTIDRRPIDLQELGKPKLISENSADGLPSDPKILCPNEQQNSGSLFTRNQLVEPNYLQLHFVTMVSSPLVTGQKVEGEGGSPIHVFLVDPQTGFLVQDGALSRLKLIVCVLEGDFNEEGEADWAQEYFQSNEITSIIPLMAGNLHVVLNGGMGTLGDITFNEESSMARNGTFRLGVKTSGDCREGFRIREGISNAFVVKGNEATRWKKPAAYDMLLPDDRHSPCNLQESSSFLVTGNYDEIYDDWLLWSFDESGSVYQHHQQEYCFKSKQAATRWFKLKAVLQWAILRRIIMRKRARRMVVKNRVEKRLVSTAGQNWNVKEHKHAPVTSLTQMYFTCNHEHEDDEKDGKLKPINSSDRDTVPSMLDTSGMGQSLTLFPTLLTGDGIKAKEVLSPHMAHFKATKQKGKEVLLKRSGSFRSTITDAGGSIPAKPDSNYFSHSLTLFPSLLNDMEPNKADVLEPMPTNSGSYIELTKLAPMAALSSALCLLSNVRQPAESSSCLTALDDGALGQCKYENDMKRAKKRWRKLKSVLRLVFLWKVIAPRSFEGHSKGSQVGNFPAKVHSSAVSRRVHRYVRRKDTSWTLVMGSLEDAYAWRKYGQKAILGQKYPRSYFRCQNRKISKCRATKQVERLDSDPTTYRVTYYGHHTCDMSAAVSSPSQPSPPPSGPEVEMPKSPPTKRISQASGIKCDDHKESTDQTAVNMSNLGDDMEDTLADHPL, from the exons ATGCTTCTTCCTGACGATTGGCATTCTCCGTGCAACTTGCAAGAATCATCGAGTGTTCCTGTGACGGGAAATTGTAATGGGATATTCGATGACGGGTTTCTCTGGTTTTTGGATGAATCTGGAACTGTATACAAGCATCACCAGCAGGAGTACTACTTCAAATCAAAGCAGGCAGCAACAAGATGGTTTAAGCTGAAAGCCGTCTTGCAGTGGGCAATTCTGAGGAGAATAATTAtgaggaagagggctcgaAGAATGGTTTTGAAGAGCAGAGTTGCGAAGCGATTAG TCAGCACTGCAGGTCAGAATTGGAATGTCAAAGAACACAAGCCTGGTCCAGTAACCAGCCCCACACAGATGTATTTTACGTGCAATCATGAACATGAAGATGATGAG AGACACTGTCCCATCAAAGCTGGATACATCAGGAATAGGTCAATCTTTAACTCTCTTCCCAACATTACTCACTGGAGATGTTATCGAGGCAGAGGAGGTTCTCAGTCCTCATATGGCCCCTCAAATGAGCCCAATCAAAGCTACGAAACAGGTCTGTCACCGGCGCGTTCACCGGAAACCACCGCCTGTCTCTTCATCGCCTCTGCCCGAGACTATCTTCAG GAACTCATCATGGTAAGGAAGAAAGATCCATTTTGGCAGTATGTAGAACCTGTTGCGGAAGGCCGATTCAAATGCAATTATTGTGGACGAGATTTCGCGGGGGGCATTCCAAGAGTTAAGTCTCATTTATCTGGTATTAAAGGCCGTGACATTGATATATGCCTGAAGGTCCACGAAGATGTTCAGGCTGCTGCCCGTGAAGCAATTAATGGGGtcaaaaggaaacaaaagGCTGAAGCCTCTTCAGATGATGTTCAGATCTCTGCTCTAGATGCAACTAATGGCACAAATAAGAGATCCAAAGTTGAAGCATGCTCAGGTAACTTTGATGATAATTTCTCCAATGCGCATGAGAAGAAAGACGGCTGCATGTTGGATAATTTGCTGGCGAAGTTTGCTTTGTTGAATGATATTGATTGCAATATTATCCAGTCGTCTTCTTTTATCGAATTCGTGAATGCCCTGCTCGAATTTGGATATAGCTATAACCTACCAAGCTGTTCGAAGCTGAAGACGAAGCTTATTCCTAATCTGGGGATGGAAGTTGCTGCATATgtgaaaaatgtgaaaagttcaTGGGAACAGACTGGCTGTACACTAATAAGTGACATTTGGTGCGATGATATCGAGGGGAAATTCCATATCAACATCATTTCCCAGTGTCCAGCAGGGTTAGTGTTATTGGGTACATTTGAAGTTTCGAAGAATGATTTATCCAGTACCTATTTtaaggaaatcatttcttTTGTTATTCAACACATCGGGCCTCAAAGAGTCCTACAATTCATTCAAAGTGATGCTCAACAGGTGGAGTTGCCTGGGCCTTTACTCCATAAGGGCTTTAACCATATATTTATGACTCATTGTGCTGCTTGTGAAATCCAGTTGCTCTTTGGGGATATCTACACTGGAATTGAATGGGTTCGAGCGACATTTGATAGAGCTAATTTTGTTGTAGATGTCGTGTACGAGCATTATGCCGTTTTGTCACTGGTAAGAAAGTATACCAACAAGAAGGAATTGAAACAACCTCTTTTGACTGAGTTTTCCTCAAACTATGAAATGCTCCAATCATTCGTTGAAGTTAAAGATCAGTTACTTCTACTTGTGAAATCTTCCGAATGGTATACATCTGATTGTGATGCAGAAGAAACAAGAAGACAGATAGCCGAAACAATTCAGAACGAGAACTTCTGGGATCAGGTGCAGGAGGTGCTAAAGGCTCTAGAGTCAATTTTCCATGTGTTCTGTTTAGTTGATAGCAGTGGCTCCACCTTTGGCTACTTGTATGGTGCAATGGAAATGGCCGAAGAAGCAATGGAACAACTTTACAACAATAACCCAAATAGGTTCCAGAAGTTATGGGACACTTTTAATTCAAGAAAAGGTCGACTTATGCACCCAATGCACGCTGCTGCAGCTTTTTTGAATCCCGCATTCATGTGTAGTGAAACTTTTAAACATAGCCCCAGAATCAAAGATGGTATGAACTTTGTGCTGAAGAATTTGGTAGccgacgaagaagaagatgattttCTTGATCAAATGGATCAGTATCATATGAAAGCATCGGAAGTGTTCACATATACAGCAATGAAAATGCTGAAAACATCTCACCCTC GTAAATGGTGGGACTATTGCGGTGATTATCTTCCCATACTAAAAAAATATGCTATCCGAATTCTAAGCCAACCTTGCAGTAGTTCGTCCTGCAAAAGGAGTCTAAGTGCATCCGAAGCTGCCCAGATCAAGCGACGAAGGGAATCCACACCAGCAGGGCTGGAAAATTGTCTACATTTAAGGATGAATGCAACGTTGATGGCAAAATCAAATACAATGAAAACAATTGACAGGAGGCCAATTGATCTGCAAGAACTTGGTAAGCCGAAGTTGATCAGTGAGAACTCTGCTGATGGATTACCAAGTGACCCGAAGATCCTATGCCCAAACGAACAACAAAACAGCGG GTCTTTATTCACAAGGAATCAGTTAGTAGAACCGAATTATCTACAGTTGCATTTCGTAACGATGGTTTCCTCTCCCCTGGTAACTGGTCAAAAGGTTGAAGGTGAAGGTGGATCTCCTATCCATGTCTTTCTGGTAGACCCTCAAACTGGTTTTCTTGTGCAAGATGGTGCATTGTCAAGGCTAAAGTTGATTGTCTGTGTGCTGGAAGGTGACTTTAATGAAGAAGGTGAAGCTGATTGGGCACAAGAGTACTTCCAGAGTAATGAAATAACCTCGATAATCCCACTCATGGCTGGAAATCTTCATGTGGTCCTTAATGGAGGGATGGGTACACTTGGGGATATCACCTTTAATGAAGAATCTAGCATGGCAAGAAACGGGACATTTAGACTTGGAGTCAAAACTAGTGGAGATTGTCGTGAAGGATTCCGCATTCGTGAGGGCATATCCAATGCTTTTGTTGTGAAGGGTAATGAGG CTACGAGGTGGAAAAAACCAGCTGCTTATGATATGCTTCTTCCTGACGATAGGCATTCTCCGTGCAACTTGCAAGAATCATCGAGTTTTCTTGTGACGGGAAATTATGATGAGATATACGATGACTGGTTACTCTGGTCTTTTGATGAATCTGGAAGTGTATACCAGCATCACCAGCAGGAGTACTGCTTCAAATCAAAGCAGGCAGCAACAAGATGGTTTAAGCTGAAAGCCGTCTTGCAGTGGGCAATTCTAAGGAGAATAATTAtgaggaagagggctcgaAGAATGGTTGTGAAGAACAGAGTTGAGAAGCGATTAG TCAGCACTGCAGGTCAGAATTGGAATGTCAAAGAACACAAGCATGCTCCAGTAACCAGCCTCACACAGATGTATTTTACGTGCAATCATGAACATGAAGATGATGAG AAAGATGGAAAACTGAAGCCTATCAATTCAAGTGACAGAGACACTGTCCCATCAATGCTGGATACATCAGGAATGGGTCAATCTTTAACTCTCTTCCCAACATTACTCACTGGAGATGGTATCAAGGCAAAGGAGGTTCTCAGTCCTCACATGGCCCATTTTAAAGCTACGAAGCAG AAGGGCAAGGAAGTGCTACTAAAAAGGTCTGGATCATTCAGATCAACCATCACAGATGCTGGAGGCTCCATTCCTGCGAAGCCTGACAGCAACTATTTCAGCCACTCATTGACGCTTTTCCCATCATTATTGAATGATATGGAGCCCAATAAAGCTGATGTTCTGGAGCCAATGCCTACAAACTCAGGCAGCTACATTGAACTTACTAAATTAGCCCCCATGGCGGCACTTAGTTCTG CTCTATGTTTGTTAAGCAACGTTAGACAGCCGGCGGAATCTAGTAGTTGTTTAACAGCGCTTGATGATGGTGCCCTTGGACAATGCAAGTATGAGAACGACATGAAACGGGCGAAAAAGAGATGGCGCAAGCTCAAGTCTGTTTTGCGGTTGGTCTTCTTATGGAAAGTCATTGCACCAAGGAGTTTTGAGGGGCATTCTAAAG GGTCTCAAGTGGGAAACTTTCCTGCAAAAGTGCACTCGTCAGCTGTTTCCCGGCGTGTCCACAG ATATGTGCGCAGGAAGGACACAAGCTGGACATTGGTGATGGGATCACTGGAAGATGCATATGCCTGGAGGAAGTATGGTCAGAAAGCGATTCTGGGTCAGAAGTATCCCAG GTCTTACTTCAGATGCCAAAACAGAAAGATCTCTAAATGCCGGGCAACAAAGCAGGTCGAGAGACTTGACTCTGACCCCACAACTTACAGAGTGACCTATTACGGGCACCACACCTGTGACATGTCCGCTGCTGTCTCAAGCCCATCACAGCCGTCGCCACCACCATCGG GTCCAGAGGTAGAAATGCCAAAGTCTCCTCCTACAAAACGAATATCACAGGCCTCTGGCATTAAATGCGATGATCACAAAGAGAGCACGGATCAGACAGCCGTTAATATGAGCAACCTTGGTGATGACATGGAAGATACATTGGCGGACCATCCACTTTAA
- the LOC116200170 gene encoding uncharacterized protein LOC116200170 isoform X16 encodes MLLPDDWHSPCNLQESSSVPVTGNCNGIFDDGFLWFLDESGTVYKHHQQEYYFKSKQAATRWFKLKAVLQWAILRRIIMRKRARRMVLKSRVAKRLVSTAGQNWNVKEHKPGPVTSPTQMYFTCNHEHEDDEKDGKLNPIYSSDRDTVPSKLDTSGIGQSLTLFPTLLTGDVIEAEEVLSPHMAPQMSPIKATKQVCHRRVHRKPPPVSSSPLPETIFSNSGFCRAASSAIKELIMVRKKDPFWQYVEPVAEGRFKCNYCGRDFAGGIPRVKSHLSGIKGRDIDICLKVHEDVQAAAREAINGVKRKQKAEASSDDVQISALDATNGTNKRSKVEACSGNFDDNFSNAHEKKDGCMLDNLLAKFALLNDIDCNIIQSSSFIEFVNALLEFGYSYNLPSCSKLKTKLIPNLGMEVAAYVKNVKSSWEQTGCTLISDIWCDDIEGKFHINIISQCPAGLVLLGTFEVSKNDLSSTYFKEIISFVIQHIGPQRVLQFIQSDAQQVELPGPLLHKGFNHIFMTHCAACEIQLLFGDIYTGIEWVRATFDRANFVVDVVYEHYAVLSLVRKYTNKKELKQPLLTEFSSNYEMLQSFVEVKDQLLLLVKSSEWYTSDCDAEETRRQIAETIQNENFWDQVQEVLKALESIFHVFCLVDSSGSTFGYLYGAMEMAEEAMEQLYNNNPNRFQKLWDTFNSRKGRLMHPMHAAAAFLNPAFMCSETFKHSPRIKDGMNFVLKNLVADEEEDDFLDQMDQYHMKASEVFTYTAMKMLKTSHPRKWWDYCGDYLPILKKYAIRILSQPCSSSSCKRSLSASEAAQIKRRRESTPAGLENCLHLRMNATLMAKSNTMKTIDRRPIDLQELGKPKLISENSADGLPSDPKILCPNEQQNSGSLFTRNQLVEPNYLQLHFVTMVSSPLVTGQKVEGEGGSPIHVFLVDPQTGFLVQDGALSRLKLIVCVLEGDFNEEGEADWAQEYFQSNEITSIIPLMAGNLHVVLNGGMGTLGDITFNEESSMARNGTFRLGVKTSGDCREGFRIREGISNAFVVKGNEATRWKKPAAYDMLLPDDRHSPCNLQESSSFLVTGNYDEIYDDWLLWSFDESGSVYQHHQQEYCFKSKQAATRWFKLKAVLQWAILRRIIMRKRARRMVVKNRVEKRLVSTAGQNWNVKEHKHAPVTSLTQMYFTCNHEHEDDEKDGKLKPINSSDRDTVPSMLDTSGMGQSLTLFPTLLTGDGIKAKEVLSPHMAHFKATKQKGKEVLLKRSGSFRSTITDAGGSIPAKPDSNYFSHSLTLFPSLLNDMEPNKADVLEPMPTNSGSYIELTKLAPMAALSSAR; translated from the exons ATGCTTCTTCCTGACGATTGGCATTCTCCGTGCAACTTGCAAGAATCATCGAGTGTTCCTGTGACGGGAAATTGTAATGGGATATTCGATGACGGGTTTCTCTGGTTTTTGGATGAATCTGGAACTGTATACAAGCATCACCAGCAGGAGTACTACTTCAAATCAAAGCAGGCAGCAACAAGATGGTTTAAGCTGAAAGCCGTCTTGCAGTGGGCAATTCTGAGGAGAATAATTAtgaggaagagggctcgaAGAATGGTTTTGAAGAGCAGAGTTGCGAAGCGATTAG TCAGCACTGCAGGTCAGAATTGGAATGTCAAAGAACACAAGCCTGGTCCAGTAACCAGCCCCACACAGATGTATTTTACGTGCAATCATGAACATGAAGATGATGAG AAAGATGGAAAACTGAATCCTATCTATTCAAGTGACAGAGACACTGTCCCATCAAAGCTGGATACATCAGGAATAGGTCAATCTTTAACTCTCTTCCCAACATTACTCACTGGAGATGTTATCGAGGCAGAGGAGGTTCTCAGTCCTCATATGGCCCCTCAAATGAGCCCAATCAAAGCTACGAAACAGGTCTGTCACCGGCGCGTTCACCGGAAACCACCGCCTGTCTCTTCATCGCCTCTGCCCGAGACTATCTTCAG CAATTCCGGGTTTTGTCGGGCAGCGAGCTCCGCAATAAAG GAACTCATCATGGTAAGGAAGAAAGATCCATTTTGGCAGTATGTAGAACCTGTTGCGGAAGGCCGATTCAAATGCAATTATTGTGGACGAGATTTCGCGGGGGGCATTCCAAGAGTTAAGTCTCATTTATCTGGTATTAAAGGCCGTGACATTGATATATGCCTGAAGGTCCACGAAGATGTTCAGGCTGCTGCCCGTGAAGCAATTAATGGGGtcaaaaggaaacaaaagGCTGAAGCCTCTTCAGATGATGTTCAGATCTCTGCTCTAGATGCAACTAATGGCACAAATAAGAGATCCAAAGTTGAAGCATGCTCAGGTAACTTTGATGATAATTTCTCCAATGCGCATGAGAAGAAAGACGGCTGCATGTTGGATAATTTGCTGGCGAAGTTTGCTTTGTTGAATGATATTGATTGCAATATTATCCAGTCGTCTTCTTTTATCGAATTCGTGAATGCCCTGCTCGAATTTGGATATAGCTATAACCTACCAAGCTGTTCGAAGCTGAAGACGAAGCTTATTCCTAATCTGGGGATGGAAGTTGCTGCATATgtgaaaaatgtgaaaagttcaTGGGAACAGACTGGCTGTACACTAATAAGTGACATTTGGTGCGATGATATCGAGGGGAAATTCCATATCAACATCATTTCCCAGTGTCCAGCAGGGTTAGTGTTATTGGGTACATTTGAAGTTTCGAAGAATGATTTATCCAGTACCTATTTtaaggaaatcatttcttTTGTTATTCAACACATCGGGCCTCAAAGAGTCCTACAATTCATTCAAAGTGATGCTCAACAGGTGGAGTTGCCTGGGCCTTTACTCCATAAGGGCTTTAACCATATATTTATGACTCATTGTGCTGCTTGTGAAATCCAGTTGCTCTTTGGGGATATCTACACTGGAATTGAATGGGTTCGAGCGACATTTGATAGAGCTAATTTTGTTGTAGATGTCGTGTACGAGCATTATGCCGTTTTGTCACTGGTAAGAAAGTATACCAACAAGAAGGAATTGAAACAACCTCTTTTGACTGAGTTTTCCTCAAACTATGAAATGCTCCAATCATTCGTTGAAGTTAAAGATCAGTTACTTCTACTTGTGAAATCTTCCGAATGGTATACATCTGATTGTGATGCAGAAGAAACAAGAAGACAGATAGCCGAAACAATTCAGAACGAGAACTTCTGGGATCAGGTGCAGGAGGTGCTAAAGGCTCTAGAGTCAATTTTCCATGTGTTCTGTTTAGTTGATAGCAGTGGCTCCACCTTTGGCTACTTGTATGGTGCAATGGAAATGGCCGAAGAAGCAATGGAACAACTTTACAACAATAACCCAAATAGGTTCCAGAAGTTATGGGACACTTTTAATTCAAGAAAAGGTCGACTTATGCACCCAATGCACGCTGCTGCAGCTTTTTTGAATCCCGCATTCATGTGTAGTGAAACTTTTAAACATAGCCCCAGAATCAAAGATGGTATGAACTTTGTGCTGAAGAATTTGGTAGccgacgaagaagaagatgattttCTTGATCAAATGGATCAGTATCATATGAAAGCATCGGAAGTGTTCACATATACAGCAATGAAAATGCTGAAAACATCTCACCCTC GTAAATGGTGGGACTATTGCGGTGATTATCTTCCCATACTAAAAAAATATGCTATCCGAATTCTAAGCCAACCTTGCAGTAGTTCGTCCTGCAAAAGGAGTCTAAGTGCATCCGAAGCTGCCCAGATCAAGCGACGAAGGGAATCCACACCAGCAGGGCTGGAAAATTGTCTACATTTAAGGATGAATGCAACGTTGATGGCAAAATCAAATACAATGAAAACAATTGACAGGAGGCCAATTGATCTGCAAGAACTTGGTAAGCCGAAGTTGATCAGTGAGAACTCTGCTGATGGATTACCAAGTGACCCGAAGATCCTATGCCCAAACGAACAACAAAACAGCGG GTCTTTATTCACAAGGAATCAGTTAGTAGAACCGAATTATCTACAGTTGCATTTCGTAACGATGGTTTCCTCTCCCCTGGTAACTGGTCAAAAGGTTGAAGGTGAAGGTGGATCTCCTATCCATGTCTTTCTGGTAGACCCTCAAACTGGTTTTCTTGTGCAAGATGGTGCATTGTCAAGGCTAAAGTTGATTGTCTGTGTGCTGGAAGGTGACTTTAATGAAGAAGGTGAAGCTGATTGGGCACAAGAGTACTTCCAGAGTAATGAAATAACCTCGATAATCCCACTCATGGCTGGAAATCTTCATGTGGTCCTTAATGGAGGGATGGGTACACTTGGGGATATCACCTTTAATGAAGAATCTAGCATGGCAAGAAACGGGACATTTAGACTTGGAGTCAAAACTAGTGGAGATTGTCGTGAAGGATTCCGCATTCGTGAGGGCATATCCAATGCTTTTGTTGTGAAGGGTAATGAGG CTACGAGGTGGAAAAAACCAGCTGCTTATGATATGCTTCTTCCTGACGATAGGCATTCTCCGTGCAACTTGCAAGAATCATCGAGTTTTCTTGTGACGGGAAATTATGATGAGATATACGATGACTGGTTACTCTGGTCTTTTGATGAATCTGGAAGTGTATACCAGCATCACCAGCAGGAGTACTGCTTCAAATCAAAGCAGGCAGCAACAAGATGGTTTAAGCTGAAAGCCGTCTTGCAGTGGGCAATTCTAAGGAGAATAATTAtgaggaagagggctcgaAGAATGGTTGTGAAGAACAGAGTTGAGAAGCGATTAG TCAGCACTGCAGGTCAGAATTGGAATGTCAAAGAACACAAGCATGCTCCAGTAACCAGCCTCACACAGATGTATTTTACGTGCAATCATGAACATGAAGATGATGAG AAAGATGGAAAACTGAAGCCTATCAATTCAAGTGACAGAGACACTGTCCCATCAATGCTGGATACATCAGGAATGGGTCAATCTTTAACTCTCTTCCCAACATTACTCACTGGAGATGGTATCAAGGCAAAGGAGGTTCTCAGTCCTCACATGGCCCATTTTAAAGCTACGAAGCAG AAGGGCAAGGAAGTGCTACTAAAAAGGTCTGGATCATTCAGATCAACCATCACAGATGCTGGAGGCTCCATTCCTGCGAAGCCTGACAGCAACTATTTCAGCCACTCATTGACGCTTTTCCCATCATTATTGAATGATATGGAGCCCAATAAAGCTGATGTTCTGGAGCCAATGCCTACAAACTCAGGCAGCTACATTGAACTTACTAAATTAGCCCCCATGGCGGCACTTAGTTCTG CAAGGTAG